A stretch of DNA from Leptospira barantonii:
ACTAAGATCGCGACGCGAGCGATCCGTCTAACGATGAACCTTCAAAAATTCCTACCTAAAAATCCTTTCTTACGACAATTCGTAGAATCTTTCATACTATTGGAAACCGAAGAAGGAATGGAGAATCGAATGATTCCCGGGTTTTCATTCATATTATATTTTCGTTATAGAGGAAGAATGGATCGAGTCGATTCGACCGAAAAAAAACCGCTTCCTACGGCCGGAATCACGGGACTTCAAAATTCGCATCGATTGATTTCGTATTCCGCAAAAACTTCCAATCTTCTCGTAACGTTTAAAGAAGCCGGAGCTACCGCATTTCTGAGAGAATCTCTTCACGAATTTTACGGAAAGACGATCGCCTTACGGGATGTTCTTACTCCTTCAAAGATCGAACAAGTCCAAGAACAACTTTACGAATCCAAGAACGACGAGGAACGAATCGAAACGATCGAGAAATTTTTAATCGCCGAATTGGACGAAATCGAAATGGACGCGTCCATTCTGGATTCGATTCGTAAAATTAAAGCGACATCGGGAGAACTCAGAATCAGGGATTTGATCGCCGGGTTGCCGATGAGCACGGATCTTTTTGAGAAAAAATTTCGGCGCATCGTGGGCGCTTCCCCGAAACGTTTTTCGACGATCGTGAGAATGAAACGTTTCATTCAGGACTATTCTCCCGCGAAAAGTTTTACGGAACAAGCGCAGACGTTCGGATATTTCGATCAGTCACATTTTACAAAAGACTTCAAAACGTTTACCGGACTAAATCCAAAGGAATATTTTAAAACTCCCAGACAATGGTAAGAAAATGAATTTTTACAATTTTTTCAAGAACGCTCGGGTTACACTTCTTGAAAATTGGAGATTCAAATGCACACAATTCTCATCGATCAATTTACCGTTCCACAAGAAGCCAGGGAAGAATTCTTAGAAAGGCTGAATATCAACCGAAACTTCATTCATACTCTTTCGGGATTCGTTAAAGATTCCGTATATGAAGCTAAGACCGAAGAAGGAAGATTCAAAGTTGTGACCGTGGCCGTTTGGGAAACCGAAGAAAAATTTCAGAACGCGAAAAGCGCAGTCGCTCTTGAATATAAACAACAAGGTTTCGATATCAATGCGATGATTCAGCGACTCGGGATGACGATCGAACGGGGAATCTACAACGAGATGCAGATTTCCTAAAGTATACGTTTACGGCGCACAGTTTCCGTTGAATTCGATCGCACCGATCGAATAACCGAAGGACCCAAGTGGCACCGGACTTGTAGGCGTCGTATTGTTCGTTCTCGCGTTTCCGAAAAGATCCATCTGATAGAGTTGTCGGATCGGAGGCGCGTAGCCCGGATCGATTCCGCCGTAAACGGAATTACAACGAGAAGACGCGCTCGGTTTAAAAACATCGGTCGCACTCGTCGAGTTGTCAAAGATCGGATTGTGCGAGAAATTCTTTTGAGTCGCGTTCGTCAAAGGAGTGATGCAGTTAAAGGAATTGAGCAATGCGTTCGGCTCCGCGCCACAAAGTTTAAACGGAGTTCCGTTCGCATCTACCTGAGTTCCGCAACCGATCAGATTATTTCCCGCAATGTTCGACGCGGCGCTTATGGAGTTCACGTCGTAATTCATACATTTACTCGTGGTCGCACCGGGATTCGTGATGACCTGATTGTTGATTACGTTTAAATTGAGAGGACTCGAAGTGGATTGATGATGGATTCCATAAGACCGATTCGTTCCGCTTCCCCCGTAAATCGTATTGTTGATAAAGATGAAGTTGGGAGAATTGATCGACAATGCCTGAACCGCAGACGACGAAGCCGCAGTGACCGGAGTTGTCGAAGTAATATGATAAGAATTGAATATATTATTCACCAAACGCAGTGATTGGGTCGTGTTCTCTATGCTGTTGTTGATCATGATCCCGAGAGAAAAATCCAAACCGTCGTTGACGTTCAGGTGAGAACCGCCGCTGATATAGTTGTTCGAGATCACACCTTGGGTTCCTTCTAAGATTCTCATACCGGCTGATAAGGAACTTCCGCTTCCCCCGAGAATGTAGTTCCCCGTTACTACGAAGTTCGGACCTACGTTGGATGCGTAGATCGCCGAACGAACGATGAAAAGACTATAAGCGGAAGTCGTGTCCGTGGAACCTAACAACGTATTGTCGCTCAGAATCAGAGAGAACGCTCCCGTGTTCAAGTTGCTCAACCAAAGCCCAGTCGACCAAGGATTGTTCGAATTCGTTATGACCGTAAAACCTTGGATTAGAATATTTGAATTCATCGTGAACGTGCCGCCTGCGATCGGCGTGCAGGTGCCGAAATCGGACGAGCCGCAACCGCCAAATCCCACGTCGTCGCGGATGATCGACGGAAATGCCGCGATATCTCTCGCTAGGAAGTCGTTTCTAAAACCTCCCAAGAGTTGGAGTTTATCTTTCAAAAGAATTCTCTGACTCATAGAGATCATGGAATACGTCCCTTGTGAAACGAGAACAAAACAAGGAGTCGCAGTCGTACATTGACCGATCGCGTATTGAATTTCACCACAAGCGGTGGCGATCGTACTACAACTTCCCGCGCCCGCGCCTCCTGGCCGAACGTATTTGATCTGGTTCGTGGCCGCAATTCCAAAACGAGCCGGAGACGTTATCTGAAACGGACGATTGGTTCCCGACTCGGTACATCCCGAAAGTTGAACACACTGATCGAGTCCTCCGGGCCAAGTAGTGTTCGGATAAATCGTGACCGTATTGCCCGAATAATTCGGCGCGTTGAGTGCAAGAGCGGATAACGCTAGATTGGAAGAACACGGTCCCGAAGAAGGGGTCGGAGTAGGTGCGGTAAAATTGCAACTCGAAGGAGTAACCGGTTTTGAAAACGTAAACTGAATGGAAGCCCCGTCGTTCACAACGGTTTGGTTGATAGGATTCGAGCTCATCAGACTCAAACAGTTTACGTTCAACGTGACCGGCGCGTTATTGATCGTTCCCGTCGCGGGAGGAGCGGTTTCGATCACGCAGTTGTGTTGAGTCGGGCTCGAAAGAATCGAAACCGCATACGTTCCCGTATCGGGTACTTTACCCGCAAAAGAATAATTTCCGTCCACGGTGATATTCAATGTGTCTACGTTTCCACTCCGAAGCGAAAGGTTTCCGGTCGCGGAGGCCGCGATTCCGAACACATTGAGACTAACGTTGAAAAAACTGGTTCCACAATTGATTTCCACGAGATTCGAACCGAGTCCGACCGTTCCCGTAGGATTCGTAATGACGCAGGTTTGATTCGGAGTGGAGACCGGTTGTAAAACGATCGAAACCGTATAACCGGAAAACTTAGATTTCTTTTTTGGAAATTCAAAATCCCCGTTCCCATCGATCGTAAGATTTTCGGAATCCTGATTGGAAATCGTAAAAGAAGCTCCGCTTGCAAGTCCCTGAACCCGAAGTTTTAAAACCGATGAAGAATTGGCAAAAAAGTAATTTGAAAAAAGTGCGGTGTCTATGATCGACATGCCGTTTGGTTTGGGCACGCAGGCGATCAAGAAGAGCAGACAAGAACTGAAAAGGATTCGGAGAGTTGCGAATTTATAAAAACTGATCATCTATTTATAAAAATAATTATTCTGAAGGTGCAACAAATTGACTGTGAGTTTTTACTCGCTTTTTTCTAAAAAGGATTCAGAAAATAGGTTAAAATGACCACTTTGGAAAAGTGGGAAAGAATAGCGGATTGGCGAAGGGAAGCGGTTCTCGATTTAAGATTTCCCGGATCTCAGTGGAAAAAATCTCCGGGAAATCGATCGATTTTCAGAGAATGTTTTGAAACGGAGAATTCTCCGAAATCCGAAAGGAGACAAAACTTTCTCCATGAGTGGCAAATAAATAATTTCCGCTCTTGTAAGCGCATTGTAAGGAATCCATACAATAAGAATGGTCCATTCTCGGGTCGCGTTCTACAATCTCGGAATCTTCGTCTTCATCCTCGTCATCACTTTCATCCTCGTATCGATCGTGATCGTATTCAGGATCGACTTGTTTCGGATTGCTCGCAACTTCGAAGTATTCTTTTTTGTCGCCAGTTTCGAACTGTTGAAATAAGGGTGTAATCTTATGTTCGGAGCGATCAAAAATCGCATAAGAATAATCGAAACCGAAAAGAACGTTTCCGTTTGAAAGAGAAAAACAAACGTTAGGACTTCTTTCCATTCGAATCGGATCTCCGATCTGTTTTAGATTCTCATCCAAGATTAGAATCGAAGAATATTCTTTTTTGCCCTTTTTGATTTCCCCGTAAACAACCGCTCCCGAGGAAATCGAAAAAACTTTTTTGGAAGGACTGAAGTTGGGGAATTCGATTTTGGAAATAATTTGAACCTTGTCATTGATTAGAGAAATCTCATATAAAAACTTATCGGCGCTGAGCCCGTTGGTAAGAATGAAATGATCCTTAAACGATACTAAACGCTCCACGAAACCCTTTTCTATTTTTTGTTTTTCGCGAGGTTGGATTTCGTTCGGATGATTCAGATCCACGATTCCGACTCCGTCCCAGTTCATAGCGAGAATCGCTTTCCCGTTTACGATCGTCGCATCGTACATATCGTAACCTAATAGAATGTAGGAATCTATCGGTTTCGGATCGGAGACGTTCTCGAGATCGAATGTGTGAAGCGCTCTTTGGCTTTCGGTTGCATACAACGTGTTATTTTGAATCGCAAGACTTCCGATCGCGTTTTGAAACGGAATGGAACGGACTAATTCGGGTTTTTCCGGATTCCTCAGATCGATCACGTGAAGTTCTTTTGCGCTCCCGTAGAGTTGGCAGACAAATGCGTGATCTTTATGGACTATGAATCGATTGGCGCTCGGGAGTTTGAGTCGGCTTAAGAGTGTTAGATGATTGTTTTTCATGAAAATCTCAGTTTAAAGAGTTTATAAAATTCTGATAGACTTCGTTGTTTTTTAACGGGTCAAAATCGGCTTCGGCGGCGATTTTTGCTTTGTTGTAATGACTCGGTTCCAAACTTACGGCGTCCTTGAGATGAAGAACGCTTTGTTCCGGATCTTCGAGTTTTGAATACAAACACGCGGCGTTGAACTTTGCGAGCGCGTAGTATTTTTTGAAGATCGTAGCATACTGTTCATCCAAGGAGCCGCCTAAAATCTTATCCGCAAAATCATCCGCGTGATCTTTTTGATAATCGAAACGACTCCAATCCATAGAAAATAATTTTTCGAAGAGTTCCTTTCCGCGATTTAGATTTCCGTTTTGAATGTGTATCACGCCCAGGTTCGTTGCGATCAAAACGTATTCGGGTTTTCGAACGTCCGCCTTTTTCAGGATTCCATCCAGAATGGACTCGAGTTCGGGAAGACGATTCTCCTTTTGAAACGCCCAATGAATCGAAAAGAAACAATGAAGAACCGCATCGGGTTCGAGTGCTTTTGCGGTTTTTAAAATCACGGAAGAATTTTGTAGATCTTTGAACTTCGCAAAAAGAGTTTTTGCCAGGTCCTTCGATGAGATGTCCCTATAATGTTTGATGAAATAACCGAGATGATCCTGAAACGTGCGGTTCCCGAAAAGTTTTTCCTTAAAAGCGGGGTCTTGAAAAAACAGTTTAGAAAAAGCGAATACGTTTTCCTTTTCCGATTCCCAGTCCAACGATTGAAGAAGTTCCTCGGAAAAATTCGCCGAATTTTTGAGTAATTTGCCTGCGATCGAAAGATTGAGGGAAAAGTTTCCGGGTTTTAAAACGGCGACTAATTCATTTTCGGAAAGAGAATCGATTTTTGCGATCGCTTCGTATTCTTCGATTTGGGATCGTATCCAGAGCTTCTGGGACTCTATTTCAATTTTTGAATATTCATCTTCTAATACGGACGAGAACGGATCCGATTCGAATGAGTTCAGTCTTCCGTCGAATTTTCCGTCCGTGTAAAATTTATGTTCGAAAACTTTTTTGACCTTCTTGTAAAAGCCGTAAAATTTTCCGTTCTCGATCGATTCCCAATTCTGAAAATCGGAGAGAAGATACAAGAAGAACGCTTTTTTTAATACGAAATCGTCCTTCCAAAGAGAGCGGAGAACCGATTTTAACTCTTGAATCGCCGCCTGTAGTCCCTTGGTTTTTTCGATCCAAGAAACTTTCAAAAAGAATAATAGAGGGTTTCCCGAAAGTGTCGTGATGGTTCTATCCAGCAATTCGAGAGTGTTTTGATCGTCCCTTAAATAGGTTTCGATCGGTTTTGCCGCGATCCCGCATCGCAGTGTGAATTTTTGCTCCTCGTTCAATTCTCCCGTTTCGCTTAACAAATTTAAAAGTTCGGTGATTTCCGAAACGGTTTGAAAGAACGTTGCCCGATTTTTTCCGGCGGAGTTCTTTAGTTTTTCATAATAGAAGAATGCGAATTTTCTAAGAGTTTCTCCGGGTTCGTTTTTGAGGGCCTTGAGTAAAAGATAGAAGATACGTTTTCGATCGGATTCTTTTTCGATGTTTTCGTAATATAAGGAAAAGCCGGGATCGCTCGGATATAAAAGATTCTCCCATGTTTGAGCGGAGCCGAGAGAATCCGGAGAGGTTCGTATCGTTTCCTCGAAACGTTTCCATCGATCGGCCGGCGCTTGTTTGGCCCATTTATGATAGAAGTCCTCCATATAAAATTCGTTTCTTTCGTGGAGTTTATGGATCAAAGGATGGATGTCCTCGCATCCGATTTCGTAAAAAATGGGAGCGAGGTTTCGCGTAACGTCTTCGTTAAAATGATCTTTGTTGTATCGTTCCAAAACTTCCGTCAAAGCCGGAGCCGTGACGATCGCCTGATGTCCGAGTTCCATCAATCGATTTTCGAATATAAAATCCCAGGGATCGCCGAACCAAGGAAATTCCTCCGGAAGACAACGAATCAATTCGATCATCTGTTGTAGATATTCTTTCGTGGCGTTTTTTAGAATTGGGTTGATTTTAGAATCCCAATCTCCGGATTCCAAACGGGTTCGAATTTCCATCGCCCTTAATTTGAATCCGGGATGCGAAAGTTCCTGCAGACGATTTAAGGCTTCTTCGAAGGAACCTCTCAGTTCGTCTTTTCGATTTTCGGGAATTCCCAAATACGAATCGGAAAGTGTATATGAAAATTCTTGAATATAGGGGAGGGCCTCCTTATACGAATCTTCGAGAGGTTGGGGAGAATTGAAAAAAATCTCCTTTTGAAAATCGATCGCGGTTTGTAGATGCGGATCCGAG
This window harbors:
- a CDS encoding TPR end-of-group domain-containing protein yields the protein MIFKPTDFNQETTSKYYSHYFEKLQNFDFEGAMHLLDFIFKNEPNQYKKGSPTDFLHDEDGEKQQTLYSHFQEMINSFHFSEPLESRIERILENLEDSINEESLRSHKFRPFNGFHFKMSDYEFCTAVMDSVHFDLETREISGIFGLNHELIWDADSYPKGESSESYDFIYDLGDRKYNVSYLGEKLKGKDLHVHIKLLLFEKTIRKIFETLLSNERFAKIPKAFPFYILIDSSECYDYKKPFLLEVIPRLELDSLKENPYFTIFESSSQTSESVPQSEEFLFSLSFLEKPDQKEYQTLLRLVDSHPEWKALLLQGGKRSLQRTDTVIGKADWQRGYAREEITASDMASTDVSDLALGDLDLGAFWKKIQLFPSSYFSGFFWDLASLNSDPHLQTAIDFQKEIFFNSPQPLEDSYKEALPYIQEFSYTLSDSYLGIPENRKDELRGSFEEALNRLQELSHPGFKLRAMEIRTRLESGDWDSKINPILKNATKEYLQQMIELIRCLPEEFPWFGDPWDFIFENRLMELGHQAIVTAPALTEVLERYNKDHFNEDVTRNLAPIFYEIGCEDIHPLIHKLHERNEFYMEDFYHKWAKQAPADRWKRFEETIRTSPDSLGSAQTWENLLYPSDPGFSLYYENIEKESDRKRIFYLLLKALKNEPGETLRKFAFFYYEKLKNSAGKNRATFFQTVSEITELLNLLSETGELNEEQKFTLRCGIAAKPIETYLRDDQNTLELLDRTITTLSGNPLLFFLKVSWIEKTKGLQAAIQELKSVLRSLWKDDFVLKKAFFLYLLSDFQNWESIENGKFYGFYKKVKKVFEHKFYTDGKFDGRLNSFESDPFSSVLEDEYSKIEIESQKLWIRSQIEEYEAIAKIDSLSENELVAVLKPGNFSLNLSIAGKLLKNSANFSEELLQSLDWESEKENVFAFSKLFFQDPAFKEKLFGNRTFQDHLGYFIKHYRDISSKDLAKTLFAKFKDLQNSSVILKTAKALEPDAVLHCFFSIHWAFQKENRLPELESILDGILKKADVRKPEYVLIATNLGVIHIQNGNLNRGKELFEKLFSMDWSRFDYQKDHADDFADKILGGSLDEQYATIFKKYYALAKFNAACLYSKLEDPEQSVLHLKDAVSLEPSHYNKAKIAAEADFDPLKNNEVYQNFINSLN
- a CDS encoding antibiotic biosynthesis monooxygenase family protein, with the translated sequence MHTILIDQFTVPQEAREEFLERLNINRNFIHTLSGFVKDSVYEAKTEEGRFKVVTVAVWETEEKFQNAKSAVALEYKQQGFDINAMIQRLGMTIERGIYNEMQIS
- a CDS encoding helix-turn-helix domain-containing protein → MNLQKFLPKNPFLRQFVESFILLETEEGMENRMIPGFSFILYFRYRGRMDRVDSTEKKPLPTAGITGLQNSHRLISYSAKTSNLLVTFKEAGATAFLRESLHEFYGKTIALRDVLTPSKIEQVQEQLYESKNDEERIETIEKFLIAELDEIEMDASILDSIRKIKATSGELRIRDLIAGLPMSTDLFEKKFRRIVGASPKRFSTIVRMKRFIQDYSPAKSFTEQAQTFGYFDQSHFTKDFKTFTGLNPKEYFKTPRQW